Proteins from one Hydrogenophaga sp. SL48 genomic window:
- the infB gene encoding translation initiation factor IF-2, translating into MTSTTVAELAAELNKPTHTLLEQLSAAGVPKTEGTDRVTESDKQMLLGHLKASHGTASAERKKITLVKKSTTEIKQADATGRARTIQVEVRKKRTFVKRDDEVATPEAPAEPAEPAVPVIDAAELARREEEARHQAELLRRQEEDLAQKRQEREAEEARQAAEQARKAAEAAEAAARAQKEAAAAAPALDAPGSAVARIAEQAEAHHAALERESAARVLADKKAEVKKADDLRAQDLLDRRRKAEAEAANIRAMMAAPAKTMVAKKPEPVPDPKAIKGTLHKPAGTPGAKPAGTTAAAAGAGGKKEVKSENLSSTWKDDAAKKKEIKTRGDTSAGRSNWRGGPRGGGRRNDRDSRDNSASTFVAPTENKVIEVHVPETITVAELAHKMSLKSSEVIKQLMKLGQMVTINQPLDQDTAMIVVEELGHTAVIAALDDPEAFTEEEGTQQTAESLPRAPVVTVMGHVDHGKTSLLDYIRRAKVAAGEAGGITQHIGAYHVETPRGMVSFLDTPGHEAFTAMRARGAQATDIVILVCAADDGVMPQTKEAIKHAKAAGVPLVVALTKIDKPGINLERVRSELVAEEVVPEEFGGDVPFVGVSAKTGEGVDALLEQVLLQAEVLELKAPVDAMAKGLVIEARLDKGRGSVATVLVQSGTLKTGDVVLVGQTSGRVRAMLDENGKPIKSAGPSIPVEIQGLAEVPQAGDDFMVMTDERRAREIATYRAGKFRNTKLAKQQAAKLENMFTDISAGEVKVLPIIVKADVQGSQEALGASLLKLSTDEVKVQLVFSGVGGVSESDVNLAIASKAVIIGFNVRADVGARKLAEGNDVDLRYYNIIYDAVDELKAAMSGMLAPEKREEVIGSAEIRTVFVATKIGTIAGCMVTSGMVTRNAHFRLLRENVVVYTGEIDTLKRLKDDVREVKEGFECGIKLKNYNDIKEGDQLEFFEIKEVARTL; encoded by the coding sequence ATGACCAGTACCACTGTCGCCGAATTGGCTGCCGAGCTGAACAAGCCCACCCATACCCTGCTGGAGCAACTCTCCGCCGCAGGGGTGCCCAAAACCGAGGGGACCGATCGGGTCACCGAGTCCGACAAGCAAATGCTGCTGGGCCACCTCAAGGCCAGTCACGGCACGGCCAGTGCCGAGCGCAAGAAAATCACGCTGGTGAAGAAATCCACCACCGAGATCAAGCAAGCTGACGCCACCGGACGTGCCCGCACGATCCAGGTCGAGGTTCGCAAGAAGCGGACTTTCGTCAAGCGGGACGACGAAGTGGCCACGCCCGAGGCACCGGCAGAGCCAGCTGAGCCGGCCGTGCCGGTGATCGACGCTGCCGAGCTCGCTCGTCGCGAAGAAGAAGCGCGCCATCAGGCCGAATTGCTGCGCCGCCAGGAAGAAGATCTGGCCCAGAAGCGCCAGGAGCGCGAGGCTGAAGAGGCTCGCCAGGCCGCCGAGCAGGCTCGCAAAGCCGCTGAGGCTGCGGAAGCTGCTGCACGTGCTCAGAAGGAAGCGGCGGCCGCCGCACCTGCGCTGGACGCACCGGGCTCCGCCGTCGCACGCATCGCCGAACAGGCCGAAGCCCATCACGCTGCCCTTGAGCGAGAGTCGGCTGCCCGTGTGCTGGCGGACAAGAAGGCCGAGGTCAAGAAAGCCGATGACCTGCGCGCGCAAGACCTGCTGGACCGTCGCCGCAAGGCCGAAGCCGAAGCAGCCAACATCCGCGCGATGATGGCGGCACCCGCGAAGACGATGGTGGCCAAGAAGCCTGAGCCGGTGCCCGATCCGAAGGCCATCAAAGGAACGCTGCACAAGCCAGCGGGTACGCCGGGCGCCAAACCCGCCGGCACGACCGCTGCTGCGGCGGGTGCCGGTGGCAAGAAGGAAGTCAAGTCCGAAAACCTGTCGTCGACCTGGAAGGACGACGCGGCCAAGAAAAAAGAAATCAAGACCCGTGGCGACACGAGTGCAGGCCGTTCCAACTGGCGCGGAGGCCCGAGGGGTGGTGGCCGTCGCAACGATCGCGACAGCCGTGACAACTCGGCCAGCACATTCGTGGCGCCGACCGAGAACAAGGTCATCGAAGTGCACGTGCCGGAAACCATCACGGTGGCCGAACTGGCACACAAGATGAGCCTGAAATCGTCCGAGGTCATCAAGCAGTTGATGAAGCTGGGGCAGATGGTCACCATCAACCAGCCGCTGGACCAGGACACCGCCATGATCGTGGTGGAAGAACTTGGCCACACGGCCGTGATTGCCGCGCTGGACGATCCGGAAGCCTTCACCGAAGAGGAAGGCACTCAGCAAACGGCCGAATCGTTGCCTCGTGCGCCTGTGGTGACCGTCATGGGTCACGTGGACCACGGCAAGACCTCGCTGCTGGACTACATCCGCCGCGCCAAGGTGGCCGCCGGAGAAGCCGGTGGCATCACGCAGCACATTGGTGCCTACCACGTGGAGACCCCGCGCGGCATGGTGTCCTTCCTCGACACCCCGGGTCACGAGGCGTTCACCGCCATGCGTGCCCGCGGTGCACAGGCCACCGACATCGTGATTCTGGTGTGCGCGGCCGACGACGGCGTGATGCCCCAGACCAAGGAAGCCATCAAGCACGCGAAAGCGGCCGGTGTGCCTCTGGTTGTGGCCCTGACCAAGATCGACAAGCCCGGCATCAACCTGGAGCGCGTGCGCTCCGAGCTGGTCGCCGAAGAGGTCGTTCCCGAAGAGTTTGGTGGCGATGTGCCGTTCGTGGGCGTGTCTGCCAAGACCGGTGAGGGCGTGGACGCTTTGCTGGAGCAGGTGCTGCTGCAGGCCGAAGTGCTGGAGCTCAAGGCGCCGGTCGACGCCATGGCCAAGGGTCTGGTGATCGAAGCCCGCCTCGACAAGGGCCGCGGTTCTGTGGCCACGGTGCTGGTGCAGAGCGGCACGCTGAAAACCGGCGACGTGGTGCTGGTGGGCCAGACCTCGGGCCGCGTGCGCGCCATGCTGGACGAGAACGGCAAGCCGATCAAGTCGGCCGGCCCGTCGATCCCGGTGGAAATCCAGGGTCTGGCCGAGGTCCCGCAGGCTGGCGACGACTTCATGGTGATGACCGACGAGCGCCGCGCGCGCGAGATCGCCACCTACCGCGCCGGCAAGTTCCGCAACACCAAGCTGGCCAAGCAACAAGCCGCCAAGCTGGAGAACATGTTCACCGACATCTCGGCTGGCGAGGTCAAGGTGTTGCCGATCATCGTCAAGGCCGACGTGCAAGGCTCGCAGGAAGCGCTGGGCGCATCGCTGCTCAAGCTGTCGACCGACGAGGTCAAGGTGCAGCTGGTGTTCTCTGGCGTCGGTGGTGTCAGCGAAAGCGACGTCAACCTGGCCATCGCCTCCAAGGCGGTCATCATCGGCTTCAACGTGCGGGCCGATGTGGGCGCGCGCAAGCTGGCCGAAGGCAACGATGTCGATCTGCGCTACTACAACATCATTTACGACGCCGTCGATGAGTTGAAGGCCGCCATGTCTGGCATGCTGGCGCCCGAAAAGCGCGAAGAAGTCATCGGCTCGGCCGAGATCCGCACGGTGTTCGTGGCGACCAAGATCGGCACCATCGCCGGTTGTATGGTCACCTCGGGCATGGTCACCCGAAACGCGCACTTCCGCCTGCTGCGCGAGAACGTCGTGGTCTACACCGGCGAGATCGACACGCTCAAGCGCCTGAAGGACGACGTGCGCGAAGTCAAGGAAGGCTTCGAGTGCGGTATCAAGCTCAAGAACTACAACGACATCAAAGAAGGTGATCAGCTGGAGTTCTTCGAGATCAAGGAAGTGGCTCGCACGCTGTAA
- the rbfA gene encoding 30S ribosome-binding factor RbfA: MARKASSVPNRGFRVADQIQRDLAELIARELKDPRVGMVTINAVEVTPDYAHAKVFFSLLTGDPEETLQGLNTAAGFLRSGLFKRLHIHTVPTLHFVFDRTTERAADMNALISKAVASRSKDEN; the protein is encoded by the coding sequence ATGGCCCGCAAAGCGTCCTCCGTTCCCAACCGCGGCTTCCGCGTGGCCGACCAGATCCAACGGGATCTGGCCGAGTTGATCGCGCGCGAGTTGAAAGACCCGCGCGTGGGCATGGTCACGATCAATGCGGTCGAGGTCACACCCGACTATGCGCACGCCAAGGTGTTCTTCAGTCTGTTGACGGGTGATCCCGAGGAAACCCTGCAGGGTCTGAACACGGCCGCCGGATTCCTGCGCAGCGGCTTGTTCAAGCGCCTGCACATCCACACCGTGCCCACGTTGCACTTCGTGTTTGACCGCACCACCGAGCGGGCGGCCGACATGAATGCGCTGATCTCTAAGGCAGTGGCCTCTCGGTCAAAGGACGAAAACTGA
- the truB gene encoding tRNA pseudouridine(55) synthase TruB — MQGQRTRVPRRPLHGVLLLDKPLGFSSNQALQKAKWLLRAEKAGHTGTLDPLATGVLPLCFGAATKFSQLHLDADKTYETTVRLGVKTSTGDAEGDVIETRPVTCTPGQVVEVLDRFMGPITQIPPMHSALKKDGKPLYEYARDGETVEREARHVVIHDLELLDMRLQGDEPELRLRVTCSKGTYIRTLGEDIAGALGCGGHLVALRRVATGPFSEAQCITINALEAASEAERQTHLLPLECLLDRHTRLTLGTEDAKRFLNGLRRRGDWTDQPQVAVYGPSDAVSPHEPISSVLLGSARTEGGELIPGRLLSPIEIQHILETSPELTS; from the coding sequence ATGCAGGGCCAACGCACAAGGGTGCCGCGGCGCCCTTTGCACGGGGTGCTGCTGCTGGACAAACCGCTGGGATTCTCCAGCAACCAGGCTTTGCAAAAGGCCAAGTGGTTGTTGCGCGCGGAGAAAGCGGGCCACACAGGCACGCTCGATCCGCTGGCCACCGGCGTGCTGCCACTGTGTTTTGGCGCAGCGACCAAGTTCAGCCAGTTGCACCTGGACGCCGACAAGACGTACGAGACCACGGTGCGCCTGGGTGTGAAGACCTCGACCGGCGACGCCGAAGGCGATGTGATCGAAACCCGCCCTGTCACCTGCACCCCCGGGCAGGTGGTCGAGGTGCTGGACCGGTTCATGGGGCCGATCACCCAGATCCCGCCGATGCACAGTGCGTTGAAGAAAGACGGCAAGCCGCTTTATGAATACGCGCGTGACGGAGAGACGGTGGAGCGCGAAGCTCGGCACGTGGTCATCCACGATCTGGAGCTGTTGGACATGCGTCTTCAGGGCGACGAACCTGAGTTGCGCTTGCGTGTGACCTGCAGCAAAGGCACCTACATCCGAACCCTGGGCGAGGACATTGCCGGGGCGCTGGGATGCGGTGGGCACCTGGTGGCGCTGCGCCGTGTGGCCACCGGTCCTTTCAGCGAGGCGCAGTGCATCACGATCAACGCACTGGAGGCCGCCAGCGAGGCCGAGCGGCAAACGCATCTGCTGCCGCTGGAGTGCCTGCTCGACCGTCACACACGACTCACGCTGGGCACGGAAGATGCAAAGCGTTTCCTCAACGGTCTTCGCCGTCGCGGGGACTGGACCGATCAACCGCAGGTGGCAGTGTACGGGCCGTCCGACGCCGTCTCGCCACACGAACCCATCTCTTCCGTCTTGCTGGGCAGCGCCCGCACCGAAGGCGGCGAACTGATCCCGGGGCGGCTGCTGAGCCCCATCGAAATACAGCACATCCTGGAAACCTCACCGGAACTCACATCATGA